The following proteins are co-located in the Rhea pennata isolate bPtePen1 chromosome 2, bPtePen1.pri, whole genome shotgun sequence genome:
- the RPP38 gene encoding ribonuclease P protein subunit p38, with the protein MPVIQRGTASLRKAKKINVKICLDDPYVIQWKTIDGDDMHFILHTLEERIKHIGLKKIETPRKKRRSITKKQMEGKCDSTDSELPKEKETEGNQQQPGWTDLNIRRQLAIGINEVTKALEKNELILLLVCKSAKPDMITSHLIHLSASRATPAGQVPRLSETIAPLLGLTSVLALGFKRQSDKFTEVVEAIIPKIPALELPWIQYGTEQSVADVHSDSSEIQDPEQLAETLGEELTSQKRKRTESNQPGFSNVVLQPLKIKKLVPNPNKIRKPPRKKRKALST; encoded by the coding sequence ATGCCTGTAATTCAGCGTGGAACCGCATCGCTCcgtaaagcaaagaaaatcaatgtaaaaatatgtttagaTGACCCCTATGTTATTCAGTGGAAAACCATAGATGGAGATGATATGCATTTTATACTACATACTCTAGAAGAAAGGATTAAACATATTGGACTTAAAAAGATTGAGactccaagaaagaaaagacgttccattacaaaaaaacaaatggaaggaAAGTGTGATAGTACCGACAGTGAACTccctaaagaaaaggaaacagaaggcaaTCAACAACAACCAGGGTGGACTGACTTAAATATCAGAAGGCAGCTTGCCATTGGAATTAATGAAGTTacaaaagctttggaaaaaaatgaacttattCTCCTGCTGGTGTGTAAATCTGCAAAACCTGACATGATTACATCACATCTTATTCACCTGAGTGCAAGTCGAGCAACACCAGCAGGCCAGGTTCCCCGTCTCAGCGAAACAATTGCACCACTTCTTGGCTTAACCTCTGTTTTAGCACTAGGCTTTAAAAGGCAGTCTGATAAATTCACTGAGGTAGTAGAAGCAATAATTCCAAAGATACCTGCTTTGGAATTGCCATGGATTCAGTATGGCACTGAACAATCTGTGGCAGATGTACATTCAGATTCTTCAGAAATTCAAGATCCTGAGCAGCTTGCAGAAACACTGGGGGAAGAGCTTACAAGCCAGAAGCGGAAGCGTACTGAAAGCAATCAGCCTGGTTTTTCAAATGTAGTTTTGCAGCCTTTGAAAATCAAGAAGCTTGTTCCAAATCCAAATAAGATAAGGAAACCACCTcgcaaaaagagaaaagctcttTCAACATAA